In one Leishmania mexicana MHOM/GT/2001/U1103 complete genome, chromosome 19 genomic region, the following are encoded:
- a CDS encoding putative actin-related protein 2, translated as MPVAASTAVTPVVLDNGTGNVRCGCAGVSPLPLLLCPTVLGRPTMQAAALLSPIAHPPATSLSSSHLSKPSLCAPVFKGLTALRGREDMHPHRAQLLEKKALCGDDLAATGALGAVELTYPMRNGVIHNMDAMQEIWDYALCERLPALAGPSGRGTARWRYEDGLAWLQDRPLQLSEPPNMSLRKRCDLLELFFEKYGLSAIQTVQQGILSLFANGTERGVVVECGEGLSHCTPVFDGFVLAAAQRLVDVAGRAVTERLGQVLGDQQPHRRYQRRLPTGSGRGAPSYAPWLLNDINTLRQIKERCCYVASRKNGLENRLTRETSALHCNWVLPDGTSCRLGPERFAAPEVLFNPQEIDHECDGIATALWKSIEATDIDVRAALYENIIISGGSTLLPGFGARLQREMKSFYLTEKLNGDLARMARCPIRVKEPQRRQHMVYMGGAILAELSQDQPERWLLRSAYEEGGTSAIIARHHATD; from the coding sequence atgcCAGTAGCTGCTTCGACGGCAGTCACACCGGTGGTTCTGGATAATGGTACGGGCAACGTCAGATGCGGCTGTGCCGGCGTCTctccgttgccgctgctcctctgtCCCACCGTCCTGGGCCGACCGACGATGCAAGCCGCCGCCCTACTCTCACCCATCGCACACCCGCCTGCGACCTCGCTATCATCATCTCACCTCTCGAAACCCTCGCTGTGCGCTCCAGTGTTCAAGGGACTGACGGCGTTGCGTGGCCGGGAAGACATGCATCCCCATCGAGCACAGCTTCTTGAAAAGAAAGCTCTGTGCGGGGACGACCTTGCGGCAACGGGGGCGCTCGGCGCGGTGGAGCTGACGTATCCGATGCGCAACGGCGTGATTCACAACATGGACGCCATGCAGGAGATCTGGGACTACGCCTTGTGCGAGCGTctgccggcgctggcgggGCCATCAGGTCGGGGCACAGCCCGATGGCGGTACGAAGACGGTCTCGCCTGGCTGCAGGACAGGCCCTTGCAGTTGAGCGAGCCGCCGAATATGTCGCTTCGAAAGCGATGTGATCTTCTTGAGCTGTTCTTTGAAAAATACGGCCTTTCAGCGATCcagacggtgcagcagggAATCCTGTCGCTCTTCGCGAACGGCAccgagcgcggcgtcgttgTCGAGTGCGGCGAGGGGCTGTCCCACTGCACGCCGGTATTCGACGGATTCGTGCTGGCGGCTGCACAACGCCTCGTCGACGTGGCTGGTCGCGCGGTAACCGAGCGCCTTGGGCAGGTCCTGGGGGATCAGCAGCCGCATCGACGGTACCAGCGTCGTCTGCCAACAGGGTCTGGTAGAGGCGCACCGTCGTATGCGCCTTGGCTCCTCAATGACATCAACACACTCCGGCAGATTAaggagcgctgctgctaTGTAGCAAGCCGGAAGAACGGCCTGGAGAATCGGCTGACGCGTGAGACGAGCGCTCTGCACTGCAATTGGGTGCTTCCGGACGGTACCTCCTGCCGCCTGGGGCCAGAGCGGTTCGCCGCCCCAGAGGTACTCTTCAACCCGCAAGAGATCGACCACGAGTGCGACGGCATTGCCACGGCGCTGTGGAAGTCGATCGAGGCCACCGACATCGACGTGCGTGCTGCCCTCTATGAGAACATCATCATCTCGGGAGGGTCCACCTTGCTGCCAGGCTTTGGggcacggctgcagcgggagATGAAGTCCTTTTACTTGACGGAAAAGCTAAACGGCGACCTGGCACGCATGGCTCGGTGCCCGATCCGGGTGAAGGAGCCGCAACGGCGGCAACACATGGTATACATGGGCGGTGCCATCCTTGCAGAGCTATCGCAGGATCAGCCAGAGAGGTGGCTGTTGAGGAGCGCCTACGAGGAAGGCGGCACCTCTGCGATCATCGCTCGCCACCATGCAACAGACTGA
- a CDS encoding putative peroxisome assembly protein, with translation MFESNLLSQINTSSPLPTVVEVQFTTSINQSLYKAFQFAHTLLAEKSDRAAVLLPWNDEIYLTVSGMLERLMLEHADTTFSEMIFALRRAEVDGPLAAAPPLSSSSAAASGPSPPGLRPGARGRYLRWLLLGPPPVTTPEERAMNFINDGVSSQLRVHASAPADAAVAAIVSPDMATSNPLVNAVATDAMAAVGNAADAAALSQLKSVELLKAEQAPYGYLRFKALSRRNKVVSLFLLTLKPYLERKVEQWYVRNTDTSVDAVAMRNAYAYRYPRRAALLHFLAKYVYPIYHVTKQGSRFLYIMCFLLEMTPYTSPLHRVFGIALRRSTLEDSLATGPRAQRALLVARVVLILVFCGFRLLEFTRNADGASSPRQIREEGLPIPPPPVLGGDVPLPEDRSSLPKAGECPVCRRHVTNAAVCLTSGIVGCYPCLQGYVREQRACPVTHQSMGVEQIRRVFEC, from the coding sequence ATGTTCGAGAGCAACCTCCTCTCGCAGATCAACACCtcatcaccgctgccgacagtggtggaggtgcagtTCACCACCAGCATCAACCAGTCCCTCTACAAGGCGTTCCAGTTTGCCCACACGCTGCTCGCTGAGAAGAGTGACCgggcggctgtgctgctgccgtggaaTGATGAGATATACTTGACTGTGTCGGGGATGCTGGAGCGGCTGATGCTGGAGCACGCCGACACCACCTTCTCCGAAATGATATTTGCCCTGCGTCGCGCGGAGGTGGACGGGccgctcgccgctgccccgccactgtcctcgtcatccgccgccgcgtctgGGCCATCGCCGCCAGGGCTGCGGCCTGGTGCGCGTGGCCGGTACCTTCGCTGGCTGCTGTTGGGACCACCGCCGGTGACCACTCCGGAAGAGCGCGCCATGAACTTCATCAACGACGGCGTCtcctcgcagctgcgcgttcacgccagcgcaccggcagacgccgccgtcgcggcgatCGTGTCGCCGGATATGGCGACGTCCAACCCGCTCGTAAATGCCGTCGCCACAGACGCGATGGCCGCGGTGGGGAACGCggcggacgccgcggcgctctcgcAGCTGAAGTCCGTCGAGCTTCTCAAGGCGGAGCAAGCTCCGTACGGCTACCTGCGCTTCAAGGCGCTTAGCCGTCGCAACAAggtcgtctctctctttctcttgaCGCTCAAGCCGTACCTGGAGCGCAAGGTGGAGCAGTGGTACGTGCGCAACACCGACACCTCCGTCGATGCCGTCGCCATGCGGAACGCGTATGCCTACCGCTACCCGCGCCGAGCGGCCCTCTTGCACTTCCTCGCGAAGTACGTCTACCCGATCTACCACGTCACGAAGCAGGGGTCACGGTTCCTGTACATTATGTGCTTCCTGCTGGAGATGACGCCCTACacgtcgccgctgcatcgTGTCTTCGGCAtcgcgctgcgtcggagTACCCTCGAGGACTCGCTTGCGACGGGCCCccgcgcgcagcgcgcgctgcttGTCGCGCGGGTAGTGCTGATTCTCGTCTTCTGTGGCTTCCGGCTTCTGGAGTTCACACGGAACGCTGACGGAGCATCCTCGCCACGTCAGATccgggaggaggggcttCCGattccgccaccgccagtgcttggcggcgacgtgccgctgccagAGGACCGAAGTAGCCTCCCGAAAGCTGGTGAGTGCCCCGTCTGCCGCAGACACGTCACGAACGCGGCGGTCTGCCTCACCAGTGGCATCGTGGGCTGCTACCCTTGCCTGCAAGGGTACGTGCGAGAGCAACGAGCGTGTCCTGTCACGCACCAGTCGATGGGAGTGGAGCAGATCCGCCGAGTTTTCGAGTGCTAA
- a CDS encoding putative RNA binding protein, which produces MADYNAAGADAAVVVDDNVPPGITAKQDEIIQYVAKYVVASCDGARYQDKVRTRTKHNPYFDFLNAKHPYHQYYQYLLESYRHWMRNSEAVGTGTWGGGVDAMQSQGPQQQWNEEDYYQYYGAYAGQASGIEFQGNAAGHLGEGSSYVDAPSSAHAQNASSGVDPTSYGSEAVPATGYGASYDPSAVGPEPAQAGTTAGGGEAQAEEDEDDEYELVMENGQWVSRKRM; this is translated from the coding sequence ATGGCGGACTACAACGCAGCCGGtgccgacgcggcggtggtggtggacgacAACGTGCCACCAGGCATCACGGCGAAGCAGGACGAAATCATCCAGTACGTGGCGAAGTACGTGGTCGCATCGTGTGACGGGGCGCGGTATCAAGACAAGGttcgcacgcgcacaaagCACAACCCGTACTTCGATTTCCTCAACGCCAAGCACCCGTACCACCAGTACTACCAGTACCTCCTCGAGTCCTACCGGCACTGGATGCGCAACAGCGAGGCAGTCGGGACCGGGACgtggggcggcggtgtcgatGCTATGCAGAGCCAggggccgcagcagcagtggaaCGAGGAAGACTACTACCAGTACTACGGCGCCTACGCTGGACAGGCGAGCGGCATTGAATTTCAGGGCAACGCTGCTGGCCACCTTGGCGAGGGAAGCAGCTATGTGGACGCACCTAGctccgcgcacgcgcagaacgccagcagcggcgtggatCCCACCTCGTACGGGTCGGAAGCAGTCCCTGCCACGGGCTATGGCGCTAGCTACGACCCCTCGGCGGTAGGCCCTGAGCCAGCGCAGGCGGGAACgactgcaggcggcggcgaagctcAGGCCGAGGAAGACGAAGACGATGAGTACGAGCTTGTCATGGAAAACGGGCAGTGGGTGTCACGCAAGCGGATGTAG